GTTGATGGTTTGCCAGTGTGggcaagaaagagaaggtggcggatacacaccgacacacacccacacatacccacccaATGCACATGCACCGCTTCAGCGCCGACCACATCACGTCATATTCTCTTGCGTCCTCtcattcttctcttttttccccgGATTCGCTCAACATCGGTATCTTTCCGACATCGCGCGCTTCACGCATATGCATCCTCGTCTGTGTGCCGAGTAGAAGTCCTTCAGGGAAcaaagaggcagcagctctgcgttGTTTTCTCCGTGTACGGATAGCCACTCGATACGCTGGTGagcccaccgccgctacaCTGATTGACTTTTTGCGCGCATGTCCACGGAGACGTTCCGTGAGCGTACGCTGGCGACACAGTACCAGCCACGTCAACATCTCCCGCCCAACTTCAGCGATGTGCTGAAGGAGTATGCGcgggaggtgctgcgcaatcAGCCACCAGACATTCTGGAGTGGAGCGCGGCGTATTTCAAGAAGCTGGCCCTCGAGACGGACCCGCTGCAAGCAAAGCAGCCGCCGCCGGACCACTATACCCCCCTCGTTGAGGACCCTGAGCGAGCGATGTTGGCAAACAAGATGGTGAAAGTGTTCTCGACAATGGACTTGTCGGGGAGCGGGCGACTACCCGTGCTGGAGGTACGGCGGGTGCTGACGGAGGCGTTTGAGTTGACGGGGTCGCAGGCGCTCTACCTTCTCACAGCGCCATTCACGACCATCATCGAGGACGACGGTAGCGGCCTAACAGATGGTGGCATCGAGTACACTCTCTTTTCCCACTCAGCGGTGCGCACTATTCAGTACTTTCAGCAGCACCCAAACTTCTTCTTTGATGtagacggcagcgatgccaATACGACGGTGCACGGCATGAACCGCTACGACATTGAGCAGGGCTTTCTGCGCATCTTTCGACTCCTCGATGAAGCGGGGACGGGTCGTCTGCTCCTCCACGACTACCAAGGCGCTTTGGAAAACGCGCCGTACCACCTGACGCACCGCGACATATGCGTGCTGCGCCTCGAGTGTAGGACGTGTGGAAACGACGGGAACGGGGGGCCACGCGAAGTGGAGTACGAGAGGGAGCTACCGCACATGTTTGAGCGCCTTCTGCTGGCCGAGGCGTTCAGCCtcttcgaggaggagggacagaGCTAGGCCAGCGCAAGAGGACGCTCAATACACCGCTTTCGCTCTATGTACCACTTCGcattcccccctctcctggCACTCgacctcccttctctttttttcctgtgcACGCTGCCCCGCACATCACACACTTGAGCACAGCCATGTGCACACAGGGGTGAAGTGGAAGCACTGGTCGTTCTCATGtaaaacaacagcaacgacgtGCAACATCATAAGGCGAAATAGTGGCTGAGGGCGACGAAACagcagaaggaaagagcTGGGATTAGCATAATTCAACCCACAtacacccatacacgcacatgtAAAGACGCAACTGCTTGTAGGGCATCGTTTTCTCGCACTTTTAGTTGCGGTTGAGTTTGTTTTTGTGTGTtcgcttctccacctctctcttgcccctTTCTTGTTCCCGCAGTTGGGCAGATGGGCGTTGCTTCTCATCACTTCCGCCTCTTGTAGGCCATACAATATGCCCTGCACTGTGTGTAGGGGTTCTGTGTCGTTGCAGCgagcgccaccagcagcgaggcAAAACAAAAGTGAGGCCACGAGTTACGAAAGAGGTGAAACACGTGCGGAAGGGCTTCAGAAGCAACCCGAGGGAGGAGCGATGAGGAAGGGACTCGTGCCCAGAGCCAACGACTACCCGCGCCATGGGACGGCGTCTCCCActtctgtgcctgtgcgtggcATTAGAGCCGCTCTTTTtggtgtctctcttctctctactgCACTGGGCGCTGTGGCCTTTggacggagcagcagccccgcTTCAGCTACGGAGCCTTCTGTTCGTGCTGTACCATCCATGGTGCTCGGTAAGTGAGTGTTTGTTGGctgcctgcctctccccctccttttctcacTTCCTAATCcaacttttttttttttcgtcgcCACAGGCGCGTGTTGAGTGACGTCGGGCTTCTCATCCCATTTTCGCGCTTCATAGCCGCATCacctcattttttttttgcctccactaccgtatgtgtgtgggggaggtgggCACCAcgagcgcacgcacacgccgcccTATCATCGCCCGAACCAttatagagagagagactggcAGCAGCCCTGAAAGGCGATGGACACGAATACATTGCTTGCTCTCGCTCAAAGTGCCGTGGACGCTGGCAATGTGAAGGCTGCCTGCGAGTTCTACGAAGTGGCTCTCGCCAAATCTCCAAACAGTgacgaggtgctggaggctTATGCAGAAATTATGATTCACCACGTCCAGGACATCCCTCGCGCGCAGAAGATGCTTCGCCATGCGATTAGCCTCAATCCGAATCAGGGCTACGTGAAGTATCTGAATTTAGCACAACTCTGTGAGGCCGAGGAGGCACTTAAGTGCTACGAAAAGGCGTACGAGATTGCAAGTCTCATGCTGCACGGATGCCGAAAGAAGAGAATGAGGAAGACACTGGAGGAGACCATGGCGACCATGTGCTGCGCCGTGGCGGAGCTCTACCTGACTGACCTCTGCTTCGCAGAAAAcgccgagcagcagtgcgagcAGGCTGTAAACCGCGCACTGCAGTTAAATAGCGAGATTGTGGAGCCAcaccagctgcaggcgtCCCTCCGTCTGAGTCAATGTCGCCCCGACGAGGCGCTACAGTCACTGCGTCGTGCTGTAGATGTAACGCATCGCCTTGGCGAGGAGTACCAGCCCACGTACGAGTCCAAGATTGAGCTTGGCCGACTGCTGATGCAGGTTGACCCAGCTGAGGCTTTTCAGTTCCTCCTTGAGGTGCTTCAGTACGGTGACAACAATCCCTACGTATGGTTCCTGCTCGGCGAGAGCGCACGCTTGCGGGGACGGTACGTTGACGCGGcacgcctgctgcggcgcgcgcgtgtgatGCTCGTCGTGTCCGGCGGCGACGCGACTGCACTGAGTGAGGTGGACGCGGCCATTAGCATTttggtggaggagatgggtggcccggaggcggcggcgcaggtaAAAGACCTAGATCACCCCTATCCGCTTGAGCTGCTTCAGGTAGAAGACGACCAGGGCgctgaggacgacgacgacgatctGGCAGAGCCGGAGCACGAGGCGTGTGACGGTGAGGACGACACCTAGTGGTGGTTTTCCTTTTGAGGGAGACAATAATCTTTTCTCATCACCACTGCGCCGTCAAACCGCgcagggtgtgtgtgggtgtgtctcgctcgctctctggACTTCTTCACATCTCCCAAGATGTCCCTCTTTGTGTGCTCTGTCCCCGCACACCACTTCTCCATCGTTCCCTCTTTCGTGCGAGGTGTTGCGCTTGACAAATAACGTATGCGAATAACATCGGTAAGTCTACCGGAACGCAAGCAACCACAAATAAATGTTGAGAGTGACGTGAGGAACACCAAATGATGCACTGGCGAGACAGGGATACAGATCCTACTCCCACGTACAGAGGTGCAAGTTAGGTGGTCTAAGTGATCTCGCGTCTGGGATCGCTTCCAccatcttctcccccttATGTGGTCATCTGTCGCATTTCCTGCTACGACAGCCGCCTTAATGAGGTAGGGAGTAGGAGCGCTGactttcctctcgctctacTGCCTCTGCTCATCCATTACTCCTCTTCCTGCGCGACAACTACGGCATCCTTTTCTGGGCTCATCACTTTTCGTATTTTCTCTCGGCTTCATGCTTCATTCGTGTTCCActgccttttccccttcgcgTCTGCACTTCTCCTTTATGTTGATAACTACTGAAACTGATGGGCGCTGCACTGCATGCCACGCGCAGAGGAACACAACAGGAGACTTTCCGTCAAACAAAAGTGAAGACAAGTAGAGGGGGAAGCTGCGCACGAGCAGCGAGCTAACGATTGGTGTTCTGTGGGTCTGACTTggcccccccttccctttctctgtacGGGCGcggccgtctctctctctctctctctgtgtgtggagggagatggaggagggaggaagtcGAACACTTTtacgcgcacacaaacatACGCAAGACACTACCTGTACATAGAGGCACACATTGTTCatagagggagggaaggtgtGAGCGTGTAAAGGTCAAAACAAGAGGCACACAGGCcctatccccccccccgcactccacatccacacacacacacacatacactcaTCCAGACACACCCAAGGCAGACAAACAACCGCTCACAggtgccacagcagcaaaggGGTAGCCAATCGCATTGTCATCGCCACGTGTACGCCTCGGCGCTCTTCCGCGCCTTTTTTGTTTACCTTTaaccgtgtgtgtgtgtgtgtgtgtgtgtgtgtgcgtttgtgtgtgatGCCCACctagagggaaaagaaaacacaaaGCTTTACTGCTGCTTCCGTTGCTATCCATACGCTTtactcgtgctgctgctatcaTGAGTTTGTTCGCTCAACGTGAACGCATCGAGGTCTCCTCCGGCGACAGCGAGCCAGACTCGATCGCCTCCACTATCGTTGACTCTGCCGATGAGCTCATCGAGGGGCTCGCTCGAATGGCCCTGGACGGGCCCTACAGCGACGAGCCAAGAACGTACAAAACTAGTCAACGTCTCCAGAGTCGGGGAATAACCCGTCGCCCGCACGAAGTGGCACTGACAAGGCCTAGCATTGAGCTATCGCGACAGATGACGCCCACACCTCGAGCAGGCTCCTTCACACCACCGTTCTATCAAGCCCCTGCGTGGCTGAGCACACAAGGCAGTGCCTTCGTTCCGGAACGCACCGGCGTAGACGTGGCCGAAGCAGAGAGtgaagcgcgcgcgctcgcGAAGCTGTACCGGCACCTTGACCGCGAGTATTTCAGAGAGAAAAGTATCGGTGATCACTCTGACAGCAAGCCGATAACTTCTGGAAGAGCGGAACGTGATGATTATGGGGCCAGAGCCCGCAATGCTCGTTCTTCTCCCACTATGGAGGCAACCCCAACGCACAAGCCGCGCCGCAAGCCGGATGAAACAGCTCGATTGCGGCTTTTGGTCCCGAGCAAGACTCAACTGGCACGACGAGTGGAGAAGTACGAGATACGCAAGAaacgcgaggaggaggctcgACAGCACCCGaagcgtgtacgtgtgccgGCGGAGGCAGTCAAGCGAGGGACAAGGCTTTTCCTCGAGGCCCAGGAGAGGGCCAACAACGTGAAAGAGGTGCAGAAGGAGCAGGCGAAGCAGAAGGCCGAacaggagaagaaagagtgCACTTTTCACCCTTCCGTGTCGAGGTACGCAGCGCAGTTTGCCGCGGAAGGGGCGTACTACCCGTTGGAGAGTCGGTTCGAGGACCAGGCCGCGTACAACGAGAAGCGAATGCGGCTGCGGCTCGAGCGGGCGATGGAGCTCGAGAAAGAGTGCACCTTCAAGCCCACCCTGTCTCCTGGAACCGAGGAGCTGATGTTCGACCTTCGTTGCCGTCGCGAGCGCTTTCATTATTGCCGTTCGTTTCGCAGACCGGAAGCGGGCGAGCACACGAGGAGTCGGAGAAGGCGCCCATCGCCATCAGAACGTGAGCCGTTTGAGCCCGGGGAGCGACTGTAccgtgacggcggcgagcgTCTCTTGCGCCAGCAGgtgcgactgcagcgagCCGCGGCaaaggagcagcgccacgtcgTTGGTGGCGCGCTGCGACTCTCTCCCACCGGTGCCCAGCAGCTCGCTGGCCGCTTCACATCGTGGGCGGCGACGCGTGAGGCGAATCGAGAACAGCTGCGCGTTGCGTTGGAGCGGCAGGAGCGCGAAACGCCAAAAGTCACTGTCGAACGCGAGGCGGCGATTAGGCGAGCAGGAGGTCTTCGCTTCAGCAGAACTTTGTCGAGTCTAGGTAGGTCTACAGCTACACCACGCCTCGTGCAATCCGCGGCGAACGGAAATGGCAGCATTGCCCCTGCCGTGACGGATGCCTCCGTCCTACCACTGAAGAACAAAAACTATTTCACATCCTCTACGGGCTCACAGAGAGCCTGCGGTGACACTGGCAATTGTGAAGCGTCACGGGTGCCGTCGGATCGAGCACGGTCATCCCAGTCTCCTTCAGGCGCTGACTGTGGGGTGACAGCCACTAATGACCTCCGCAGTGTGGCGTCTCTGTCGGCACCCGAGACGTGTTCTGCGGTGGATATGCCGGTGCACAAGGAGCTCCTGCGCATCCGCCTTGGTGCTCTCTTTTACAAATACGCCGTTTCCACCACAGCGACCGCAGTGACCCTCGCGCAGGTCAAGCAGCAGGTCCGGTGCTACTACCCAGAAGACTccggcatcgccgccgcactTGCGTCTTCCTTCCCgaatgggcagcagcacataaCCAAGATAGAGTTCATGGCAGCGCTCGCACGCTACGTAGCGCAGCATGGGATACAGCCATGGTGTCTTCCCCATCACAATGACCCGAACACCATTGTGGGTGCACCGTACAGCTCACCGGCTTCTACTACTaccggcgccgcggctgctgtgaTGACGAATGTTTTGGTGAACTCTGCTCACTTACCAGATGTGATGGACAACGACGCGCCGGGCTCTATACCGTCATGGACCGGCACGGGCACCTGTGGCAGTGAACCAGGCTGTCGAAACAAAGTCGACTGCTCGGTGTTTACACCTACAACGGCACGCGCCTCTGAAGGAACTAGTGGAGAAAAGCCGCTTCGAACGCACATCtactcctcttctctgccgcctGACTGCTCTCCACCGACACCGGCACCCACTGCCGTCGCGCCAAGTTGTGCACCGAAGGGAAACAGAGCGACCGCTGCAACGACCGGTGTTCGTGGCTCCACCGCCACATCGAGGGGGTCTCTTTGCGATGGCTTGCGGGATCCCACCGCTTCGAGGGACACGCTTCCAGCGAACTCTCCAATCGCTGCTTCTGAATTTGTGCGCGGGTATGCGGACtacgtgcagcggcagcgccgtgctaTCGACCGCGCGCGTGCGGTGAGCAAGAGCCCTCAAAGAAACGTGGTGGAGGAGTGTACCTTCCGCCCCACGTTGACACCTCGCAGCGTGATGCTGAGCGACATGAATCTCAAGAAACGAATGGCCTACGTTcgtgagctgcagctgcgacggcgcaaTCTTCAGTTGCTGCACACTGCAGTGCTGGCGGAAGGAAGCGGCGAGGATGGCTTACCGAGGGCCACCCCGTCGGAGAGAGAATTCAAAGCGCGTGACGCGCTCGACTCCACGCAAACATCACCACTGACGCCTTCCACAAAGCACTCGTCAGCGTCGCTCTCCGGTATCTCTCCGCCGTCGGGGCTCAGTCCGTCCATTGAGGTATCGAGCCTATCCTGCAGCACGCCGCAGCACGAAGGCAAAAGCGCGTCGTCAAAACCTGCCGCAACGCTGTCGCCTccacatcagcagcatcTCGCAGGGGATTCCAACGCGCTTCGAGTTATAGCCAggctggagcagctgttAAACGACGTGGCAGGCAAAGAAGGCTCGATACAAGCCACGGAGTCGGTAGTGAGGACGCCGCCTCCTTGTTCCTCAGTGAACGCTGACGTTTCTAGTGTAGGGCATGCCGGCATGGTAATTGCGAAGGACGGCGCTGACACGACACGGACGGTTTCCACTGTGCCGCTCTCCCGCTTTTTTGCGACGAAGCCGGCGCAGGCGATTTTGTGTGTCGAGGAGGGACTCCTTGAGTCGCGGCACGGTGTGAAGACGTCGCGCGGCGCCAACTAAGTGACGGTGAgtgtgtgcttgtctggaatcttttttcttcttctgcagtTCACCTTCTGCTCTCGTGTCTCTACTCTTCACTCGTGCCTCGGGGCCGTCGCTCCCTTTTTCACCAGGGCTGGCTCGCCTCAGCGTCGCTGATGAGGTCGAGAGGCGTGCAGAGGAGGGGTAGGTcagacgaagagaaggagctTAAGGGAGGGACCGGAAAGCAGCACGATTCGACGGGGCAACGGCGGCTCCCCCTCCGCAACGGGGGTAACCAAGCCTGGGCAGCCATGCACTGATCGTGCAATCCCCGGGGAGACTCAGTGTAGGCTTTTCTCTTGGTTGTCGTTTTTTCTGTTATTTTGCTTGcttgttttctcttcctcgtttaGTCTTACATTCTTTACCGTTCCGACTAGAAACGAACGCCCACTGCTGTCAGGAGCCACCGTCGAGTGAACACAACACTTTTGCTCGCATAGACGCATGTGAATCGGATGGTGGCGCAGGTTTGGGAGGAAGGTTGTGTGTTGCAGgccagccccccctcccccctcccctcctctctagGAAGGAAATAGTGAGGACAGCTAGACTGCATCAAACTCACACATGCGCACTACAGCCACCTGAAGGGCTCGTGTTTTGCATTATCTTAACCGGGGTCCCCACGTGCTTCACTTCTTTGGCTTACTGAGGTGACCAATCGGTTTGCTTCTCTACTTTTCTCTCCGTTCTGGTGGGTGAAcatcctctcttttttccctgtGTTCTTGTTTTTACTCCTCTTGTTCGCGATTGATCGCTGGTGACGCACAACGACATCTGATTACCTGAACGCATGCGCACCTGCTTACCTACGCTGGAcacacccccccacacacaaacaaattCGCAAACGTGACCTCAACTGACTTGATACGTTTCTCTGTTTTACTTTGTGAAGTATCGAACAAAGCCCTTTGCACTGCGTTGCCATGGGTGACCCCTTTGTGCGACCGGGACTGGAGTACGCTCCGCATGTGGAGCAGGTTTTGCTGAAGCATGAGGGAACCATGACGCTGGAGACCACCAAGGATGACTGGATGCGGTACCAGCACCGCGACACACTTGCGGCTATTATCGAGCACCGCGACCAGATCGAGCACCTGTGTATTGCAGAGAACTTGCCGCCTGCCAAAATGGAGAGGATTTTGCTAGAGCGCATGGTGGACCCTATCGCAAAGCGCTGACGTGCGCATTAGCTGCGGGGCGTTCATTCTTTGGATTTGTGGGGCTGCTCTTGGAGCCCCACATGCGTATGAATATATACGTGATCCCTGTTGCGTTGTTTGACCTGCTTGTCGATCGATGAGCGCAAGTAAGCCTGTttgtcggcagcagcggcctggAGTGTAGGGGGGCATGCGTGTATAtctgcgcttgtgtgtgtgtacaccaAAGTCAAGTCGTGATACACCAGCGTAAGTACGCCTAGAAGGATCCTCTCCGCGCCGCTGATTTGTCCATcaattttttttctttcaccCGCCGTCTTCCCTGATGGCAGGGAGCGCCTGAGTACGTGGTGCCAGGGTCCAGCGCTCACTCTGTTgagaagccaggcagcccccttACCCCTGCCAATGCTGAGCCACATCTAATGGGGACAGGGCCAAGAACCTACGGCATTGGGGAGGCCAGAGCAGTGTATTGCtactgatgtcggcggtcagcTCCTGGATGGtgttgcgtcggagcgacaCGCGGCGGGAAGCACGCCTGTGCAGTTCATATAATGGGCTGAGTGTCAGTGCGTCTCGAGCGCATCTCACCGGGCCCGCATTGCCTACGGCGGTGGGGCTccctgagccaccccgagaGGGATGCACCGGGTGCCGGCCCACATGATgggggcggctgtgaggcAACCTGCAGAGCAGGTGGGTAAGTAAGGTTTGAGGCAGAGGCTGTGCTCGGATGACCAAGTCTGCGCATTACTGTAACGTTTTTGTCTAGCGCTATTTCTCATTACGCAGTGAACCTGAGGAGAGGCCGAGGCTAGAGTGAACCCGCTTCATGGCGGAACGAATGCGCTGAAAGGGAAAACCTGGGGTGACCTCTCAGTGAGTTGTCCGAAGGCACTCTGCTCTGCAGCCAGGTGGTGCAGTGACTTTCCGATCCTTGTGTTCCCCATCTGCGGCTCTACACCTCCCCTGTCTGCACTACTACTCGGCTCCGTGTTTCCGCGTCGCGGTTATTGCTTTTCTTCGTGTACCATcatcgcacacacacacacacacacgcagactTATGCATAGTGGCAAGTAGTGTTTTTATTTCACGAAgtggtgcgcgcgcgtcCACCATGCGATCTGTGGCGGGCTGCTGCTTCTACGTCTGTAGTGCGCTCTCGGGGTCACTCTGCCGTTCCATCGCACCTGCCCATAGCAATGCACGTTGCGCCTTTCTTACGCAGCGTCGACATCAGACTCGCTTACCGAATAAAGGGTATCGTCAGCAACCCGCCGTCCCGGATCGCATGAAAGACACGATGGCTACCTTCGGGGTAGATATGCACAACGTGAGCGCGGACGAGGACCCCCCGTACGTCCAGGAGCACCAGCGGCAACGAATGGTGCAGAACGTCATGTCTAGCTCGCAGAACCTTAGGAGCATGTCCAAGATGGACCGTCTACGGTTGGCGTTGGATCAGGTGCGCAACGAGCCTGCTGGGCATGAAAAGTGGAACGAGGTGTACCTGTTCTTGCGCACGACGGAGATGTGTACAGAGGTGTTGACGAACGGCTCAGACATGTTCCCGAAAGGCAAAAAGCTCTGGATTGAGATGGAACTGTGCGAGGAGAAGCGGGTGCCGGTGTTGATGGTACTGCCGAACGGGATGCCAGTGCTTCCTATATTCACCATGGAAGAGTATATGGACTCGTACTTCTCGCGCACAAACGTGTACGACTCGTGCTGGTTCCCTGTGCCGCGCAGTGGGACGCAATGGGAGGAGTTCTGCAAGCTTCCTTTTCCTGTGTGTGTCACCGGTAACATTCAGCACTTTAGCACCCTGGCGACGGTGGCTCTCGGTAACCACCAACTCGGGATTCTCGTCAATCCTGGGATGCGCTCTAGCAAGTTCATCACCTATCCTGAGATGGTCACCTTAACGCAgctgaggcagcagaggagaaaaCACCACCAACTGGCGGTGACGCAGTCTACCACCGCAGACGGcagagccgccgctgctgctggaaaaGAGCGGCTCTTTGACTCGAATTTAATGATGACCTTTGACACCACAAGGATCCTGCTGAGGCGTCTCGAACCCCAGGACCTCGACGGCTGCAtggcgcagcggccgccgaTTCCGCCTGTTGCGCAACTcgagctgcacctgctgctgcacgtgtATCCAGAGATCGAGTCTGTCTACATCCGCACTGTTGATCGACCGCGGTGGCGAAGAATGCTAGGGGCCCCAGAGATGATGACACAGATAGATGTTGTCTGCAACCCCGCGCGCAAGCCGGACGCAAGCTTCGTtgagcacctgcagcagtggagcTTCATGAAAGAGTTCAACAGCGACGTGCATGTCGAGCTGACAAGCCGAGCCCCAGTGCAGGAGGGCTCTACAGGTGCTTTCATGTGCGTGTACTCGAACGAGGTTGACGGTAAGCCGCTACGAGCCATGACCACCTTTAAGGGACGCACCCTGGCGGACCAACTCAACTTCAACGAGCCCATCACAGACAGCGAAGGTAACAAGCCGTACGAGCGCTACGTCAGCTACTTTTAAGAGGCACCAGTAGGTACAGGGGGACGCAAAGACGTGCGAAAGCGCTCGAACTGACGAGACGAAGAGCAGCGTGGTCTCCTTTACCTtgtttcccctctttgttCTTCCCGCCGAATCTCCGTTGCAGGCGTCGGTGGAGGTGCATaagacagagagcgagagagcccCTGCCTGGGATTTTGCTGAGCTCTTTTCTTGCTTTGTTTGCGTTGCCGGTGACGCTTGCACTCCCGGCGTGGTGCCGCAGGGCCACTGTTGCCCACAGGAAGAGTGACGGGGcgacaaagagagagagcgagcgagagagaaatcTCTCAATAGCAAGTAAGAATCGGCGAAGTCACATCAACAACAGTGAACGTAAACGTGAATCGCTCGATCTAGAGATGCCGCTTCAGAGTCCCGATGATGTGCTGGTGCGCACGCCGGCACCCGAGGGTTGCGGGCGTGTTTCGCGCAAACATGTTATCGTTCGCTGTCTTCCTGCTatgccgttttttttttttgtgtgtgtgtgtgcgccgtTGCAGCACTCATGAGATCGAGGCAGTGCGACGGGCAACGTGGTCTGCTTCTATTTCCTCTTATCGATTTCCCCGTCCTACCGCCTGCGCTTGGCTACTCATCTCCTTCCATCTgctctgcctttctctctcccccgtcCTTGtgagaaaagcaaaacaacaacaaccaagCGACTAACAACAGAGAggctcttccctttttttgtttgttgcatcgctgcacgcgcgctgccactgcaTGGTGCGGGGTGTACCCACTTTCCCACccgttctctccctctccctctctctctctctggcaaGCGCACAAAGACGTCTCACCACCGACTGGCAGTGGCGGGAGACGATTTCGGGgttttcccttccctcttgaATTATGTCGTTCACGAAAGGCTCCAAGGCGGCTCAGGATGTCATCAGCTTTCTGCACACAATAGGGAGGCTTAAGGACACGCCTCGGCGGGGCTGGGTGGAGCACCAGATTTGCAGGCCGGAGTCGATTAGTGACCACATGTACCGCATGTCGCTCATGTGCATGATGTGTCCTGACACCTCACTGAATCGGGACAGGATGATCAAGATGGCGCTCTGTCACGATACAGGTGAGAGCATTATTGGCGACATCTCTCCTGCTATGAAGGTCCCtaaggaggtgaagaagcaaCGGGAGACACAGGCGGTGCAGAGCTTGTGCAAACGTGTGTCATCCTCGCCAAACACGACCTTTAGCGAGGAGCTTCGCGACTTGTTTGAAGAGTACGAGGCGCAGGAGACTGCCGAGTCGCGCTTTGTAAAGGACATGGACCTGTTGGAGATGATTGTGCAGGCGCACAGCTACGAGTCCATGAACCCTGGCAAGGACCTCAACAGCTTCTTCAGGTCTGGCGCCGGCATTCGCCACCCGTGGGCTCGCGCCATTTTCGAGACGCTTCTCGAAACGCGTCCGTACTTGGCATACCAGAAAGGGGAGCAAGCGAAGAAAGTGTCAAACATGTGAAGAGGATGGCCGGCTACAGACGTCGGGCGCGCGTATCTGTTTTACTTTTCTCAgcatgtgtgcgtctgtctctctgcgctCGTTTGCCCTTTACTACGTGCgtgagggtggcggtggttgCACAAATCTGCAAGTCACCTGATTGCGCCCGTTAGTCGATTTGTGTGAAACGAGAGCTGTTTTCCACCGCATACACACGAGCAGCGCAGTCGAGGCAAGCGTGGGTCTTTTTGGTGTTCGGCGCCCTCCCAATGTCTCTAGCatgccccccaccccacacacct
This DNA window, taken from Leishmania panamensis strain MHOM/PA/94/PSC-1 chromosome 34 sequence, encodes the following:
- a CDS encoding hypothetical protein (TriTrypDB/GeneDB-style sysID: LpmP.34.3990); amino-acid sequence: MSFTKGSKAAQDVISFLHTIGRLKDTPRRGWVEHQICRPESISDHMYRMSLMCMMCPDTSLNRDRMIKMALCHDTGESIIGDISPAMKVPKEVKKQRETQAVQSLCKRVSSSPNTTFSEELRDLFEEYEAQETAESRFVKDMDLLEMIVQAHSYESMNPGKDLNSFFRSGAGIRHPWARAIFETLLETRPYLAYQKGEQAKKVSNM
- a CDS encoding hypothetical protein (TriTrypDB/GeneDB-style sysID: LpmP.34.3980); this encodes MKDTMATFGVDMHNVSADEDPPYVQEHQRQRMVQNVMSSSQNLRSMSKMDRLRLALDQVRNEPAGHEKWNEVYLFLRTTEMCTEVLTNGSDMFPKGKKLWIEMELCEEKRVPVLMVLPNGMPVLPIFTMEEYMDSYFSRTNVYDSCWFPVPRSGTQWEEFCKLPFPVCVTGNIQHFSTLATVALGNHQLGILVNPGMRSSKFITYPEMVTLTQLRQQRRKHHQLAVTQSTTADGRAAAAAGKERLFDSNLMMTFDTTRILLRRLEPQDLDGCMAQRPPIPPVAQLELHLLLHVYPEIESVYIRTVDRPRWRRMLGAPEMMTQIDVVCNPARKPDASFVEHLQQWSFMKEFNSDVHVELTSRAPVQEGSTGAFMCVYSNEVDGKPLRAMTTFKGRTLADQLNFNEPITDSEGNKPYERYVSYF